Proteins found in one Nerophis lumbriciformis linkage group LG27, RoL_Nlum_v2.1, whole genome shotgun sequence genomic segment:
- the rps15a gene encoding small ribosomal subunit protein uS8 has protein sequence MVRMNVLADALKCINNAEKRGKRQVLIRPCSKVIVRFLTVMMKHGYIGEFEIIDDHRAGKIVVNLTGRLNKCGVISPRFDLQLNDLEKWQNNLLPSRQFGYIVLTTSAGIMDHEEARRKHTGGKILGFFF, from the exons ATGGTGCGCATGAACGTTCTCGCAGATGCTCTGAAGTGCATCAACAATGCTGAGAAGCGTGGGAAACGCCAGGTCCTCATCAGGCCCTGCTCCAAGGTCATTGTGCGCTTCCTCACCGTCATGATGAAGCACG GTTACATTGGTGAGTTTGAGATCATTGATGACCACAGAGCCGGAAAAATAGTCGTCAATCTCACAGGAAGGCTGAACAAG TGCGGCGTGATCAGTCCACGTTTTGATCTCCAACTCAATGATCTGGAGAAGTGGCAGAATAACCTGTTGCCCTCAAGACAGTTTGG ATATATTGTACTGACAACCTCAGCTGGCATCATGGACCACGAAGAAGCCAGACGGAAACACACAGGAGGCAAAATCCTTGGATTCTTTTTCTaa